A window of the Cynocephalus volans isolate mCynVol1 chromosome 10, mCynVol1.pri, whole genome shotgun sequence genome harbors these coding sequences:
- the LOC134388409 gene encoding tubulin gamma-1 chain-like isoform X1 produces MPGEIITLQLGQCGNQIGFEFWKQLCAEHGISPEGIVEEFATEGTDRKDVFFYQADDEHYIPRAVLLDLEPRVIHSILNSPYAKLYNPENIYLSEHGGGAGNNWASGFSQGEKIHEDIFDIIDREADGSDSLEVSVPGMLVGGFVLCHSIAGGTGSGLGSYLLERLNDRYPKKLVQTYSVFPNQDEMSDVVVQPYNSLLTLKRLTQNADCVVVLDNTALNRIATDRLHIQNPSFSQINQLVSTIMSASTTTLRYPGYMNNDLIGLIASLIPTPRLHFLMTGYTPLTTDQSVASVRKTTVLDVMRRLLQPKNVMVSTGRDRQTNHCYIANLNIIQGEVDPTQVHKSLQWIRERKLANFIPWGPASIQVALSRKSPYLPSAHRVSGLMMANHTSISSLFERTCRQYDKLRKREAFLEHFRKEDMFKDNFNEMDTSREIVQQLIDEYHAATRPDYISWGTQEQ; encoded by the exons ATGCCCGGGGAGATCATCACGCTGCAGCTGGGCCAGTGCGGCAACCAGA ttGGGTTCGAGTTCTGGAAACAACTGTGCGCCGAACATGGTATCAGCCCCGAGGGCATCGTGGAGGAATTCGCCACCGAGGGCACTGACCGCAAGGACGTCTTTTTCTACCAG GCGGACGATGAGCACTACATCCCCCGGGCCGTGTTGCTGGACCTGGAGCCCCGGGTGATCCACTCCATCCTCAACTCCCCATATGCCAAGCTGTACAACCCAGAGAACATCTACCTGTCTGAgcatggaggaggagctggcaacAACTGGGCCAGTGGATTCTCCCAG GGAGAGAAGATCCACGAAGACATTTTTGACATCATAGATCGGGAGGCAGATGGTAGTGACAGTCTAGAGGTAAGTGTCCCAGGAATGCTGGTGGGA GGCTTTGTGCTGTGTCACTCCATCGCTGGGGGGACAggctctggcctgggctcctATCTCTTAGAACGGCTGAATGACAG GTACCCCAAGAAGCTGGTGCAGACGTACTCAGTGTTTCCCAACCAGGATGAGATGAGCGACGTGGTGGTACAACCTTACAACTCACTCCTCACGCTCAAGAGGCTGACCCAGAACGCAGACTGTGTG GTGGTGCTGGACAACACAGCCCTGAACCGGATCGCCACAGACCGCCTGCACATCCAGAACCCGTCCTTCTCCCAGATCAACCAGCTG GTGTCCACCATCATGTCGGCCAGCACGACCACCCTGCGCTACCCTGGATACATGAACAACGACCTCATCGGCCTCATTGCCTCGCTCATTCCCACACCCCGGCTCCACTTCCTCATGACCGGCTACACCCCCCTCACCACGGACCAGTCA GTGGCTAGCGTAAGGAAGACCACGGTCCTAGATGTCATGAGGCGGCTGCTACAGCCCAAGAACGTGATGGTGTCCACAGGCCGGGACCGCCAGACCAACCACTGCTACATTGCCAACCTCAACATCATCCAGGGAGAGGTGGACCCCACCCAG GTCCACAAGAGCCTGCAGTGGATCCGGGAACGGAAGTTGGCCAATTTCATCCCCTGGGGCCCAGCCAGCATCCAGGTGGCCCTGTCCAGGAAGTCTCCCTACCTGCCCTCAGCCCACCGTGTTAGCGGTCTGATGATGGCCAACCACACCAGCATCTCCTCG CTCTTTGAAAGGACCTGTCGTCAGTACGACAAGCTGAGGAAGCGGGAGGCATTCCTGGAGCACTTCCGCAAGGAGGACATGTTCAAGGACAACTTTAATGAGATGGACACGTCCAGGGAGATTGTGCAGCAACTCATTGATGAGTACCATGCAGCCACACGGCCAGACTACATCTCCTGGGGCACCCAGGAGCAGTGA
- the LOC134388409 gene encoding tubulin gamma-1 chain-like isoform X2: MPGEIITLQLGQCGNQIGFEFWKQLCAEHGISPEGIVEEFATEGTDRKDVFFYQADDEHYIPRAVLLDLEPRVIHSILNSPYAKLYNPENIYLSEHGGGAGNNWASGFSQGEKIHEDIFDIIDREADGSDSLEGFVLCHSIAGGTGSGLGSYLLERLNDRYPKKLVQTYSVFPNQDEMSDVVVQPYNSLLTLKRLTQNADCVVVLDNTALNRIATDRLHIQNPSFSQINQLVSTIMSASTTTLRYPGYMNNDLIGLIASLIPTPRLHFLMTGYTPLTTDQSVASVRKTTVLDVMRRLLQPKNVMVSTGRDRQTNHCYIANLNIIQGEVDPTQVHKSLQWIRERKLANFIPWGPASIQVALSRKSPYLPSAHRVSGLMMANHTSISSLFERTCRQYDKLRKREAFLEHFRKEDMFKDNFNEMDTSREIVQQLIDEYHAATRPDYISWGTQEQ, encoded by the exons ATGCCCGGGGAGATCATCACGCTGCAGCTGGGCCAGTGCGGCAACCAGA ttGGGTTCGAGTTCTGGAAACAACTGTGCGCCGAACATGGTATCAGCCCCGAGGGCATCGTGGAGGAATTCGCCACCGAGGGCACTGACCGCAAGGACGTCTTTTTCTACCAG GCGGACGATGAGCACTACATCCCCCGGGCCGTGTTGCTGGACCTGGAGCCCCGGGTGATCCACTCCATCCTCAACTCCCCATATGCCAAGCTGTACAACCCAGAGAACATCTACCTGTCTGAgcatggaggaggagctggcaacAACTGGGCCAGTGGATTCTCCCAG GGAGAGAAGATCCACGAAGACATTTTTGACATCATAGATCGGGAGGCAGATGGTAGTGACAGTCTAGAG GGCTTTGTGCTGTGTCACTCCATCGCTGGGGGGACAggctctggcctgggctcctATCTCTTAGAACGGCTGAATGACAG GTACCCCAAGAAGCTGGTGCAGACGTACTCAGTGTTTCCCAACCAGGATGAGATGAGCGACGTGGTGGTACAACCTTACAACTCACTCCTCACGCTCAAGAGGCTGACCCAGAACGCAGACTGTGTG GTGGTGCTGGACAACACAGCCCTGAACCGGATCGCCACAGACCGCCTGCACATCCAGAACCCGTCCTTCTCCCAGATCAACCAGCTG GTGTCCACCATCATGTCGGCCAGCACGACCACCCTGCGCTACCCTGGATACATGAACAACGACCTCATCGGCCTCATTGCCTCGCTCATTCCCACACCCCGGCTCCACTTCCTCATGACCGGCTACACCCCCCTCACCACGGACCAGTCA GTGGCTAGCGTAAGGAAGACCACGGTCCTAGATGTCATGAGGCGGCTGCTACAGCCCAAGAACGTGATGGTGTCCACAGGCCGGGACCGCCAGACCAACCACTGCTACATTGCCAACCTCAACATCATCCAGGGAGAGGTGGACCCCACCCAG GTCCACAAGAGCCTGCAGTGGATCCGGGAACGGAAGTTGGCCAATTTCATCCCCTGGGGCCCAGCCAGCATCCAGGTGGCCCTGTCCAGGAAGTCTCCCTACCTGCCCTCAGCCCACCGTGTTAGCGGTCTGATGATGGCCAACCACACCAGCATCTCCTCG CTCTTTGAAAGGACCTGTCGTCAGTACGACAAGCTGAGGAAGCGGGAGGCATTCCTGGAGCACTTCCGCAAGGAGGACATGTTCAAGGACAACTTTAATGAGATGGACACGTCCAGGGAGATTGTGCAGCAACTCATTGATGAGTACCATGCAGCCACACGGCCAGACTACATCTCCTGGGGCACCCAGGAGCAGTGA